The Labrenzia sp. CE80 genome window below encodes:
- a CDS encoding ArsC family reductase — protein sequence MESAVKLYGIRNCDTVKKARKFLEEAGVDYSFHDYKKEGVDVDKLAVFVSEFGWDTVLNKKGTTWRKLDDDVKESVTDAQSAIAVMIDNPSTIKRPIVEAQGKNFIGFDPVAWEMSLELGELK from the coding sequence ATGGAGAGCGCTGTGAAGCTCTATGGCATTCGAAACTGCGACACTGTCAAGAAAGCCCGGAAATTCCTGGAGGAAGCCGGTGTCGACTACAGCTTTCACGATTACAAGAAAGAAGGTGTCGACGTGGACAAATTGGCTGTTTTCGTTTCAGAATTCGGCTGGGACACGGTCCTAAACAAAAAAGGCACCACTTGGCGCAAGCTCGATGACGATGTGAAGGAGAGCGTGACTGACGCCCAAAGTGCGATAGCGGTGATGATCGACAATCCATCAACCATCAAGCGGCCGATCGTTGAAGCGCAGGGCAAGAACTTTATCGGGTTCGATCCCGTCGCCTGGGAAATGTCCCTCGAACTTGGCGAGCTGAAGTAA